AGCTAAATATTCATACTGCTCGATCGAATTATAGTAGTGAGCAGAAATTCTCACAATCAATGATGCTTCTCCCCAAGCAATTATCGGCACTTCAATCTGATATTTTTCCCAGAGTTGCCTAGATAAATCTTCAGCTGCCCAAGAATAATGAGGAATTAGAATCGAAGACATCGATCCGATCATTGATTCTGGACAGGGATAATTGACCTGCAAGGCATGACAAAGCAAATTTCTGGCTTTTAAAACCAAATTACGATTCCTCGCCATCAGACCCAGTAAACCATGAATAGAGAGAGAATTTAAAAACTCGATCGCTTTTGGCACTGATAAATAAGCGGTGGGATCATCGGTTCCCATCCAAGCAAATTCTAACTGAAAACGGGAGCGATCTTGTCGAGGGGAATTCGCTCCATGGCTAATAGTTAAAGGTCGAATTATTGCCTGTTTATCCCTGCGCACATAGAGAAAAGCAGCCCCCTTGGCACTACATAACCACTTATGACAATTAGCAGTATAATAGGTGGGATTAATTGCCCCGATATTAAGGGGTAAAAAACCTAAAGCATGAGCGCCATCGATGAGAGTATCAATACCCTGATTATTTAATTCTTGCACAATTTCTGCGATTGGCCAAATTAAGGCCGTGGGACTGGTGACATGATCTAAAACTACTAATTTTGTCCGGGGAGAAACTGATGCTAAAATTGCTTGACTAATTTCTAAAGGAGACTGCACAGGAAAGGGAATTTTAGCGATAATTACCTTTAAACCCCATCTTTTAGCTATATGTTTAACTGCATTAGCACAAGCATTATAGGTTTGATCGGTGATCAGAATTTCCTCATTTTCCTGAAAAGTTAAGGAATTTAACACCGCATTCACTGCTGTGGTTGCATTGGGAACAAAGACTAAATCATCGCTATTTACACTGACTAAATCCGCTAATTTTTGCCTAGCAATATCTAATAAACCCTCTAATTCTCTCCCCAAAAATGCTAAAGGTTGCCTTTCCATTCGTTCCCGCAATTGTTGCTGATAATCCAAGACTATTCTAGGGGTTGCACCATAGGAACCATGGTTGAGAAAATAAATATTATCGGGAATTAACCAAGAATTTTTAGACATATTGAATTAATTTGATTTTATTCAAAACTAGAAAAAATAGCTGAAAAATTGCCTATTGTATTCAGAGACTGAATAGCTAGTATATTTATGATATAACCACCCATTTTAGATTAATCTCCGATGGGTTGAAAACGTTCGTATTCATCTTCGGGAGATTGATATTTTCCCGTTTTCACTTTCTGTTGGATTAGATGCTCTTGTTGTGGGGTAAGATGTACGTTCATAGGTATTATGACCATCTACTGAGAAAATCAACTTTATCTTAATTTTAAGCTAAATATCGACAAAAAAAGCTCTCCAGGAAAAAGGAGAGGGGAGAGAACGAGTTAGAAAAAATTATTAATGTAACCATCCTTTCAGACGACGCGCGACTTGAGGACGACGTAATTTTCGCATCGCTTTAGTTTGAATTTGACGTACTCGTTCGCGAGATAAATTGAACATTCCCCCCACTTCCTCTAGGGTATAGGGTTGACTGGTAGCTAAACCATAACGGAGAGAGATAACATCTTTTTCCCGTTCGGTGAGAACATCACTTAAAACTGCGAAAATTTCCTGACGCATCATCATCTCATTCATTTTATCTTCGGGAAGTTGTAGATCATCATCTTCCAACAGATCCACTAATTCCGTATCTTCTCCCTTCCCTACACGATGATTTAAAGAGAGAGATTGACGACGCAATTGTAATAATTGCCGCAATTGTTCGGGAGTCATTTCCAACGCTTCCGCGAGTTCCCGTTCATTGGGATTGCGTTGTAAATCTTGCTTGAGAATGCGCTGCGCTTTTTTGAGTTTATTGAGTTTTTCGACAATGTGAATCGGTAAACGAATTGTACGCGCATCGTTAGCAATGGTGCGGGTGATTGCTTGTCGAATCCACCAATAAGCATAGGTAGAGAATTTATAACCTTTATTGGGATCGAATTTTTCAGCCGCACGGTTGAGTCCGATCGCACCTTCTTGAATTAAATCTAGGAAAGGAACCCCGCGATTTAAATAGCGTTTAGCGATGGAAACCACCAAGCGCAAATTAGAACGAATCATCTTCCGTTTAGCTGTTCTTCCCCGATAAAGACGGTTTTCCAGTTGACGTTCATTATCTAATTGTAAAGCGATCGCCCATTCCGGTTTCGTCGGGGGACGATGTAAATTTTCTTGCAGTTTTTGGCGCACTTCTTCCGCTTCCATGAGAAACTTAACCGAGTGGGCTAATTCAATTTCTTCTTCCGCACTAAGTAGGGGATAACGGGCCATTTCTTTAAAAAATGCGCCAACAGTGTCTTCATTGCTGCCTTTATCGTATCCTGTTCCACTACCTGCAGCAGTGGTTTTTAGGGGTTCTGGTAAAGGTTCAGTCAGATCTTCGTCAGTTCTTTCCCCAAAATCCACGCTGTCCAGTTCTAAAGGATTTGTCTCCAGGGCAATGATTTGATTAAAATTATCATCGGCGGCTAGTTTAGAGATTTTCATAAGCAGTTATTGTGGTTATGGATGGAGTGGGATTATAATAGCGGGGAAAAACTCAGTTTCTCCCAATGGGATGATTGTTACATTGAATTTTCGGGGAGCAGATTTTTTAAACGTTTTCTTAATTAATGGCGGCCATTTCTGGGATATAATTACGCACTTCTGTGTCGATGGTTACAAATCGCCGCACCAGATAATCAGATTTTCTGGTAAATGGGAGGAGCTTTCAGTGTTTCTACTCATACACTCTAACTAAGGTTTTTGGTATTTGACTAGGTAAAGATCACCCTTCTTAACAATCAAGATAGCCATCAGCTTTTTATTACTATTCTTAGCTTTTTCTATTGAGAACCATTCTCACCTTTTGACTAACTATACTGGGATTTAATAGCTAATAGTCAATAATTATCATTAACTTTATCAATGCTTAAGGGTGGATAAAAATTCTTTTGGGAAGACTTCACGGGCTAAAAATCAAAATTTGTGGGCAAAAAAGCAATATTTAAAGTGTTTTTAGAGAAAATTAGCTAGTTTTATTCCCCTCAAGCTTTAAACTATAATTTAAATACCCCATTCTCCCCCCGCAACGCACACGCAGTGATCTCCCCACTTCCCACTTCCCACTTCCCACTTCCCACTTCCCACTTCCCACTTCCCACTTCCCACTTCCCACTGATAACTGATAACTGATAACTGATAACTGATAACTGATAACTGATAACTGATAACTGATAACTGATAACCATGCTCGATCGCCATGCTACTCTAACTGTAGCGGAACCTCGCACACCTTACCAATTAACCACAACTAGACAACCGTGGTTAGAGGTTTTGGTTGATCGCCCTTATCCTAGAGATAGTCAAGAGGATCAGCAAATATTAACCTATAGTGTCCCCCCAGATTTAACGGTAGAAATCGGCGATATTTTAAGCGTTCCCTTTGGTTCTCAGGTAATTGGGGGAATTGCTCTTAGATTTCTCGAAAATTTGCCCGCAGGACTAGAAGAAAATCAAATTCGTCCCGTGGAAGATGTGATTACTAAGGGCTTTTTCCCCGATAATTATTGGCAGTTATTGACGAAAATCGCCCAATACTACGCAACAGATTTAATCACCGTTGTTCGCGTCGCTTTACCTACGGGTTTACTGCGAAGTTCCCAACGTCGCATCAGATTAAAACCAGAAGCGATTCCCCCCGGTGCAGAAGTTTTTTGTACTCCCCTCTCCCGTCAGATTTTATCCCTGCTCAAAAATCAAAAAGAAGGCGATTATTCGGCGAAATACCTGCAAGAAAAGGTAAAAAATGCCAATTACGGTATCCGAGACTTAGTTAAGCGCGGTTGGGTAGAAAGTTATCTAGAAGCGCCCAAAAGTCCCAATATTAAACAAAAAAAAGCCATTACCCTACTGATAACCGACTTTCCTACGGATTTAACCGAAAATCAGCGCAAAATTGTCGAAATTTTACGCCACCAGGGGGGAGAAATGTGGCTGCCAGAATTGGCACAACTTGCGGGGACAAAACATTTTAAACCGCTCATTGACAAGGGTTATGTAGTTGTTCAGGATCGGGAATTTCTGCGCTTATCCTCGGCGATTATGAGCAGGGATCAACCAAAAACACTCACTTCTAGTCAAAAACAGGCTTTAGAAGCCATTCAAACCCTAAAAGGTGGTGAAAGCGTCCTCTTACACGGAGTGACGGGATCGGGTAAAA
This Microcystis wesenbergii NRERC-220 DNA region includes the following protein-coding sequences:
- a CDS encoding ribbon-helix-helix domain-containing protein, which produces MNVHLTPQQEHLIQQKVKTGKYQSPEDEYERFQPIGD
- a CDS encoding aminotransferase class V-fold PLP-dependent enzyme, which produces MSKNSWLIPDNIYFLNHGSYGATPRIVLDYQQQLRERMERQPLAFLGRELEGLLDIARQKLADLVSVNSDDLVFVPNATTAVNAVLNSLTFQENEEILITDQTYNACANAVKHIAKRWGLKVIIAKIPFPVQSPLEISQAILASVSPRTKLVVLDHVTSPTALIWPIAEIVQELNNQGIDTLIDGAHALGFLPLNIGAINPTYYTANCHKWLCSAKGAAFLYVRRDKQAIIRPLTISHGANSPRQDRSRFQLEFAWMGTDDPTAYLSVPKAIEFLNSLSIHGLLGLMARNRNLVLKARNLLCHALQVNYPCPESMIGSMSSILIPHYSWAAEDLSRQLWEKYQIEVPIIAWGEASLIVRISAHYYNSIEQYEYLAGVLNYLLFGQR
- a CDS encoding RNA polymerase sigma factor, RpoD/SigA family yields the protein MKISKLAADDNFNQIIALETNPLELDSVDFGERTDEDLTEPLPEPLKTTAAGSGTGYDKGSNEDTVGAFFKEMARYPLLSAEEEIELAHSVKFLMEAEEVRQKLQENLHRPPTKPEWAIALQLDNERQLENRLYRGRTAKRKMIRSNLRLVVSIAKRYLNRGVPFLDLIQEGAIGLNRAAEKFDPNKGYKFSTYAYWWIRQAITRTIANDARTIRLPIHIVEKLNKLKKAQRILKQDLQRNPNERELAEALEMTPEQLRQLLQLRRQSLSLNHRVGKGEDTELVDLLEDDDLQLPEDKMNEMMMRQEIFAVLSDVLTEREKDVISLRYGLATSQPYTLEEVGGMFNLSRERVRQIQTKAMRKLRRPQVARRLKGWLH